GACCCGGCTCGCGAGGTCCCACCGGCGCTCGCGGCCCTCGCGGGAGGCGACGGCGACCTCGCCGCGCGCCTCGAGGCACTCCAGCAGCTTCATCACGTTCTTGTCGTTGGTCCACCCGCTCGAGCGCCACGGCACCTCGCAGGTGTCCGGGAGGTCGCGGGCGGCGGTCGGGCCCTCGGCGCGCAGGTGCGCCAGCACGTCGCGGCGGCAGCCGTCGTTGGCCGCGACCCAGTCGGCCAGGTCCTCCTGCCACTCCTTCAGCGGCGGCTCGCCAGGCCAGGCGTCCATGTCGGCGCGGAACAGCGCGACGTCCTCGGCCGGCCGCAGCAGCGCCTGGAGCTCGACGACCGCCCCGTCGCCGAGCAGGTCCTCGAGGTCGTCGGGTGCGTACGCCGCACCGAGCCGGCTCCACAGCGCGAGGTCGGCGTGGTGCGCCACGACCCGCGTGAGGTCGACCTGCAGGAAGCCGAGGTGGTGCACGACGTCGAGGACGCCGGTCGGGCGCGGGGCGGAGAGCAGCTGGGCACGCACCGCGATCCTCCGGGCCTGCACCCGGGTCAGCTCGCGCACGACTCCCCCTGCCGACATGCCCCGATCGTAGGGCGACGGGCATGGTCCGTTCGGGTCATTGGGCCCCGAAATCGGGCACTTCCCCGCGAATCGCGCCTGAGCGCCCGGCGCCGGTGCCACCCTCGAAGACAGACCGGGCGATCATCTCGGACCGCCGAACTGCTGTGGGGAGCACCATCATGTGGGACACCGTCGAGACCGGGTCGAGCCACCTGTCGCACGACCTGCCGTGCAGCGCGTGCGGCCACGCGGGCCACACCTACCTGCCCTGCTCGGACACGTGCGACTGCGCGCACGGCCATCTCCTCACCGCTGTCTGACGCCGTCGCGCACCTTGTCGCGCACCCGGCGTCGCAGCCCCCGACCGAAGCGCTGCCGCACCGTCTCGTGGGCCGGCGGGCGCCCGTCCTCGTCGAGCTCGTAGCTCGCCACCTTCGCCAGCCGTGGCCGGTCGTGGGCATCGACCACCTCCCCGGTGACCCACCACATGCGCAGCCCGCGGCCGGCGAGCTGCAGGCAGGCCAGGTTGTTGTCGAACCACGGGCCCTCCGCGTAGCGCCAGGTCAGCGGCGCGTCGGGCACCCGGGTCGACTTCGACGCCAGCCGCCCGATCGGGCCGGCAACGCCGTAGGACAGCACCGCCGTCGCGAACCGCATGTTGCGCGAGAGCGGGTTGCGGATCGGTGAGCAGACCGCCTGCAGGAGCGTCGACCGCACGCGCCGGTGGCTGTCGGCGGGCCGCGCCTCGCTGACATAGCTGTGGTGCACGTCGCCGGACAGGAAGGTCACGGTCGACGGCGCCCGACCGCGCCTGCCGTCGGCCACCTCGAGGACCTGCGCGCAGACCTCCTGGAAGCTGCGCTGGAAGGCGCCCCAGTGCTCGAGGTCGACCGTCTGGCGCACCTTCTCGCCGAAGCGCGCCCCGCGCTCGCCCCACGCGCCACCGGCGAGGGCCTCGCCGAACGCCTCGAGGTGGTGCAGCCCGCGGGCCAGGAGGAACGGCAGGGACGTCGCGACCAGCAGGTGGTCGACGTCGCCGCGCAGCTGCTCGTCGAGCCACGACGCCTCGTCGGGGTCGAGCAGCGCGCGGTGGTGCTCCTCGAGCTGACGGGCGGCGCGCGAGTCGACCACGACGAGCCGCGCCTGGGTGTCGAAGTCGCGGGTGTAGCTCCAGCGGTAGGTCGCGGGCTGCTGGTCGACGCGTTCGGCGAACGCGTCGAGCGTCTCGCCGAGGTCGTGCTCGTCGTCACCCTCGTACGCGACGACCTGGCGCCAGATCTCGTCCTGCGCCCGCTCGGCGGGCGACAGGTTGCCGATGTGCTGGTAGACCCAGTACGACGCCAGCCCGGCCACGATGCGGCCGTGCCACCACGACGTGGCCTCCATCTCGCGGCGCCACTCGATCGAGGTGTTCCAGTCGTCGCGGATGTCGTGGTCGTCGAAGATCATCGAGCTCGGCACCGTCGAGAGCACCCAGCGGTTGGCGGGGTCGGTCCATGCGAGCTGGTAGAGGTGGGCGTACTCCTCGTAGTCCTGGAGCTCGGTCCACGGCGGCTGCTCGATGTCGCGGCGCGACTCGATGAACGCCTGCATGTCGGCGGTGGTCTCGTCGGCGTAGACCTGGTCGCCGAGGAACAGGACGAGGTCCGGCAGCTCGGGTGCGAGGTCGGGGTCGGCGGCGTCGGCGGGCGCGACCTGGTCGGCGAGGCGGAGCGCCCAGGCACGCAGGGCGTCCACGCCGTGGGTCCGGTTGCCCTCCTCGTCGTGCGAGACCGCCGTCCGGCACGACCCGAACGCCATCCGCAGGGGCCGTCCGGCCTCCAGCGTGGAGATCACGGGTGCCGGGAACGGCGAGCCGGCCTCCGGCCACACCTGCTGGTCGTCGACAGCGACCGTGTAGGGCTCGGACGACCCCGGCGCGAGCCCGTCGAGCTCGACCAGCGCGTAGTGGTGGCCGTGCACGGCGAACGTCCGCGCGTGGGCGACGTGCTCGCCGCGCGTCACCGTCACCGTCGCGCGCTCGCGCGTCTCGACCCACACGGCGGCCGTCGTCTCGTCGACGTGGCGCAGGAGGGGACCGAGGGCTAGCAGGCCGTCCGACCCGCTCACGGCTGCAGCAGGACCTTGGTCGCGCGGCGCTCGTCCATCGCGCGGTAGCCCTCGGGCGACTGCGACATGGGCAGCGTCAGGTCGAACACCAGGCCCGGGTCGATCGACCCGGACAGGACCCGCTCGAGCAGGTCGGGGAGGTACGCACGCACCGGCGCGATGCCGCCGGCCAGGCCGACGTTCTTCTGGAACATCCGGCGCACCGGCAGCTCGACGCCGTGGGGCACGCCCACGAACCCGACGGTCGATCCCGGCCGGGCGATGGCGAACGCGGTCTTCATCGACTCGTCGGTGCCGACGCACTCGAGCACGGCGTCGGCCCCGACCCCGTTGGTCAGCTCGGCGATCCGCTCGCCGCCCTCCTTGCCGCGCTCGGCGACGACGTCCGTGGCGCCGAAGGCGCGGGCGATCTCCTGGCGGCTCTCGTGGCGCGACATCGCGATCACCCGCTCCGCGCCCATCTCGACGGCGGCGAGCACGCCGCAGAGGCCGACGGCGCCGTCACCCACGACCACGGCGGTCCCGCCCGGCCGGACGCCCGCGGACACCGCGGCGTGCCAGCCGGTCGGGAAGACGTCGGAGAGCGTCAGCAGCGACGCGATGAGCTTCTCGTCGGGCATCCCGTCGGTCTTCACCAGGCTGCCGTCGGCCTGGGTCACCCGCGCGTACTCCCCCTGGCCGCTGGCGGTGAACCCGCCGTTCTGGCAGGCCGACTGCACGCCGGCGAGGCAGTGCGGGCAGGTGTTGTCGCTGTGGCAGAACGGCACGATGACGAAGTCGCCCGGGCGGAAGTCGCGCACGTCGGCGCCGACCTCCTCGACGACGCCCACGCACTCGTGGCCGATCGTCGCGCCCGGGTCGATGTCGTTGTGGCCGCGGTAGGGCCACAGGTCCGAGCCGCAGATGCAGCCGGCGACGACCTTCACGATCGCGTCGGTCGGCTCCTCGATCGTCGGGTCGTCGACCTCCTCGAAGCGGATGTCACCGGGGGCGTGGATGGTCGTTGCGCGCATGCTCGGATCCTGCCACGCTCCCCCACGCCCCGGCGGGTGGGCCGGACCACCCCCGGCACGCCGCGACTGGCTTTATCTCATATCTGAGATACCTTGGTCGGCATGGCTGACTACAAGGGCCGCATC
This genomic interval from Nocardioides palaemonis contains the following:
- a CDS encoding zinc-dependent alcohol dehydrogenase family protein is translated as MRATTIHAPGDIRFEEVDDPTIEEPTDAIVKVVAGCICGSDLWPYRGHNDIDPGATIGHECVGVVEEVGADVRDFRPGDFVIVPFCHSDNTCPHCLAGVQSACQNGGFTASGQGEYARVTQADGSLVKTDGMPDEKLIASLLTLSDVFPTGWHAAVSAGVRPGGTAVVVGDGAVGLCGVLAAVEMGAERVIAMSRHESRQEIARAFGATDVVAERGKEGGERIAELTNGVGADAVLECVGTDESMKTAFAIARPGSTVGFVGVPHGVELPVRRMFQKNVGLAGGIAPVRAYLPDLLERVLSGSIDPGLVFDLTLPMSQSPEGYRAMDERRATKVLLQP
- a CDS encoding DNA glycosylase AlkZ-like family protein, translating into MSAGGVVRELTRVQARRIAVRAQLLSAPRPTGVLDVVHHLGFLQVDLTRVVAHHADLALWSRLGAAYAPDDLEDLLGDGAVVELQALLRPAEDVALFRADMDAWPGEPPLKEWQEDLADWVAANDGCRRDVLAHLRAEGPTAARDLPDTCEVPWRSSGWTNDKNVMKLLECLEARGEVAVASREGRERRWDLASRVHPGDPAVPALEAHVELARRRLRALGLARPRALEAWHEPYDVRHVGEAARVEGVRGTWRVDPSLLDDDFEGRTVVLSPLDRLVFDRKRMEELFGFDYQLEMYKPAAARRWGYWAMPLLDGDELVGKVDATADREAGVLLVDAVHEDGDWSAARRRRVHAELDALGEWLGLEVARP
- a CDS encoding alkaline phosphatase D family protein, translated to MSGSDGLLALGPLLRHVDETTAAVWVETRERATVTVTRGEHVAHARTFAVHGHHYALVELDGLAPGSSEPYTVAVDDQQVWPEAGSPFPAPVISTLEAGRPLRMAFGSCRTAVSHDEEGNRTHGVDALRAWALRLADQVAPADAADPDLAPELPDLVLFLGDQVYADETTADMQAFIESRRDIEQPPWTELQDYEEYAHLYQLAWTDPANRWVLSTVPSSMIFDDHDIRDDWNTSIEWRREMEATSWWHGRIVAGLASYWVYQHIGNLSPAERAQDEIWRQVVAYEGDDEHDLGETLDAFAERVDQQPATYRWSYTRDFDTQARLVVVDSRAARQLEEHHRALLDPDEASWLDEQLRGDVDHLLVATSLPFLLARGLHHLEAFGEALAGGAWGERGARFGEKVRQTVDLEHWGAFQRSFQEVCAQVLEVADGRRGRAPSTVTFLSGDVHHSYVSEARPADSHRRVRSTLLQAVCSPIRNPLSRNMRFATAVLSYGVAGPIGRLASKSTRVPDAPLTWRYAEGPWFDNNLACLQLAGRGLRMWWVTGEVVDAHDRPRLAKVASYELDEDGRPPAHETVRQRFGRGLRRRVRDKVRDGVRQR